A genomic stretch from Aerococcaceae bacterium zg-1292 includes:
- a CDS encoding ABC transporter permease: MKKLQSITIPVLSVILGLLIGAIVMVIFGYDPVNAYSSLFKGSLGDLKAFGTAIKTATPLIFTGLGFSVASTAGFFNVGLAGQALMGWLCGVLVASWMPEAPSIVVIPIALLAAAVGGALWAAIAGVLRAYFNASEVIVTIMLNYIAVKISDDFLYTVLDTSRLVAPDQASLKAEWLKNLTNGSQIHTGIFYAIVAVIIIHLLMTRTTIGFELKSVGMNRHASQYAGMNAKRNIILAMVISGALAGLGGAMNGLGEFGYLFKMDGVAPAIGFDGMAVALLGMNHPIGILAASILFGSLKTGGNFMQLAGTPPELINIVIGLIIFFIGIKYIVTYFFDRKERKKAAMLMTKVEQLAKGGGE; encoded by the coding sequence ATGAAAAAATTGCAATCAATTACTATTCCCGTATTGTCGGTAATTTTAGGGCTTTTAATCGGGGCGATTGTGATGGTGATTTTTGGTTACGATCCAGTCAATGCTTATAGTTCGCTCTTTAAAGGCTCACTCGGTGATTTGAAAGCATTTGGTACAGCGATTAAAACCGCTACGCCACTGATTTTTACTGGTCTTGGATTCTCAGTTGCATCAACGGCAGGCTTTTTCAACGTTGGTCTTGCGGGGCAAGCCTTGATGGGGTGGCTATGTGGTGTCTTAGTTGCTAGCTGGATGCCAGAAGCACCGAGTATTGTTGTGATTCCAATCGCTTTACTCGCAGCAGCAGTCGGGGGCGCTTTGTGGGCAGCCATTGCGGGTGTGTTACGTGCATATTTCAATGCGAGTGAAGTCATTGTTACCATTATGTTAAACTATATCGCTGTTAAAATCAGTGATGATTTCTTATATACCGTCCTTGATACAAGTCGTTTGGTGGCACCTGACCAAGCAAGTTTAAAAGCAGAATGGTTGAAAAATCTAACCAATGGGTCACAAATTCATACCGGTATTTTTTATGCGATTGTCGCAGTTATCATTATTCATTTATTAATGACACGTACGACTATCGGTTTTGAATTAAAATCAGTTGGGATGAATCGTCATGCGTCACAATACGCCGGGATGAATGCGAAACGCAATATTATTTTAGCGATGGTCATCTCTGGTGCTTTAGCTGGTTTAGGGGGCGCCATGAATGGGCTCGGTGAGTTTGGTTACTTATTCAAGATGGATGGTGTTGCACCAGCAATCGGATTTGATGGTATGGCCGTAGCCTTACTTGGTATGAATCATCCAATCGGTATTCTTGCGGCATCAATTTTGTTTGGTAGCTTGAAAACAGGTGGTAACTTTATGCAGTTAGCGGGTACGCCGCCTGAATTAATTAATATCGTTATCGGATTAATTATCTTCTTCATCGGTATTAAATATATTGTTACCTACTTCTTTGACCGCAAAGAACGTAAAAAAGCAGCGATGTTAATGACAAAAGTTGAACAATTAGCGAAGGGAGGCGGTGAATAA
- a CDS encoding ABC transporter permease yields the protein MQNLFALIVYQTLFYSAPLIFTALGGIFSERSGVVNVGLEGIMVMGAFGSIVSNLVLGDTFGSMTPWICLLLGGLFGFVFSMLHAVATVHLRADHIVSGTVLNLIAPALAIFLTKAFYNAGQTPSVKYTFGKYNFPLLADIPVLGKIFFKATSAPAYLAIATAIFAWVLLYKTRFGLRLRSVGENPQAADTLGLDVYRWKYTGVLLSGLFAGIGGAVYAQSIVSNFAGNTIVGQGFISLAAVIFGRWHPIGALLAAMFFGFAQSLAVIGAQLPGFKEIPSIFLQIAPYVITIVALIGFAGKYNGPKANGVTYVKSK from the coding sequence ATGCAAAATTTATTCGCATTAATTGTGTATCAAACACTCTTTTATTCAGCGCCACTGATATTTACTGCCTTGGGCGGTATCTTCTCAGAACGTAGTGGTGTTGTCAATGTCGGATTGGAAGGGATTATGGTGATGGGTGCCTTTGGTTCGATCGTCAGCAATTTAGTATTGGGCGATACCTTTGGTTCAATGACACCATGGATTTGTTTATTACTGGGTGGACTCTTTGGCTTTGTTTTTTCAATGCTTCATGCAGTCGCAACGGTTCATTTACGTGCCGACCATATTGTATCAGGTACGGTACTTAACTTAATTGCGCCAGCGTTAGCAATTTTTTTAACGAAAGCATTTTATAATGCGGGTCAAACACCGAGTGTTAAATACACCTTTGGTAAGTACAATTTCCCATTGTTGGCGGATATTCCTGTGCTAGGTAAGATTTTCTTTAAAGCAACGTCAGCACCTGCTTATTTAGCGATTGCTACTGCAATTTTTGCATGGGTATTGCTGTATAAGACACGCTTTGGCTTACGTTTACGTTCAGTCGGAGAAAATCCACAAGCAGCAGATACACTTGGTTTAGATGTTTATCGTTGGAAATATACCGGTGTGTTATTATCAGGATTATTTGCCGGTATCGGTGGAGCAGTTTATGCACAATCCATCGTATCAAACTTTGCCGGAAATACGATTGTTGGACAAGGATTCATCTCTTTAGCAGCCGTTATTTTCGGACGTTGGCATCCAATCGGTGCCTTATTAGCTGCGATGTTCTTCGGATTCGCACAAAGTTTAGCCGTCATTGGGGCGCAATTACCAGGATTTAAAGAAATTCCAAGTATCTTCTTACAAATCGCACCCTATGTAATTACCATTGTTGCATTAATCGGTTTTGCCGGTAAATATAATGGACCAAAAGCCAATGGTGTCACTTATGTGAAATCAAAATAA
- a CDS encoding response regulator transcription factor, whose amino-acid sequence MLGKVLVVEDDDITREGVAEFLTVKGYEVVQVADGEAAINTFQEQPFDVVILDIMLPKVDGFGVLKAIRAVNQTCVLMLTAMTDDSTQIMSFDEQADDYISKPFSLAILERRVDALMRRSTNTQPNKEEWIYGDTKVNLTGFSATYKGQEVDIKPKEIKILNLLIDHPGQVFSREQILDNIWTDEVPFDRVIDVYIKNIRKKLHLDCIKTVKNVGYKYESNEL is encoded by the coding sequence ATGTTAGGTAAAGTATTAGTCGTTGAAGATGATGATATAACACGTGAAGGCGTGGCGGAATTTCTAACCGTAAAAGGGTACGAGGTGGTGCAAGTAGCCGATGGTGAAGCTGCGATAAACACCTTTCAGGAACAACCATTCGATGTAGTCATTTTAGATATTATGTTGCCAAAGGTGGATGGATTTGGCGTGTTAAAAGCAATTCGTGCAGTGAACCAAACCTGCGTCTTAATGTTGACAGCCATGACAGATGATAGCACGCAAATCATGAGTTTTGATGAACAAGCCGACGACTACATCAGCAAACCTTTTTCATTAGCGATTTTAGAAAGACGTGTGGATGCATTGATGCGGCGCAGTACCAACACACAACCGAATAAAGAAGAATGGATATATGGCGACACTAAAGTTAATCTGACAGGTTTTAGTGCGACTTATAAGGGTCAAGAAGTGGATATTAAGCCGAAAGAAATCAAAATATTAAATTTATTGATAGACCATCCCGGACAAGTGTTTTCGCGCGAGCAAATACTGGATAATATCTGGACTGACGAAGTGCCATTTGACCGTGTTATTGATGTCTATATTAAAAATATCCGTAAAAAATTACATTTAGACTGCATTAAAACAGTCAAAAATGTTGGCTACAAGTATGAGAGTAATGAGCTATGA
- a CDS encoding HAMP domain-containing histidine kinase, whose translation MKRLKLFPKTFLYTMIIMMLITIMIHGFIYFLLPNFYFDKKQAEVKERSTQLVEVLKETNEREAIEAAKNYALLYNVNIFLNISGKTHQFHGFTPTQIQLDPERAKDILNRDSTFTQYNSLGDHAVTIDKKHFKNRDGKNCDLYLILSTGPIDETKQVTLNFLPFSITISVIISLLAAYLYSNKITKPIRNILQSTKDMEMLKKGVYCKVESEDEIGMIADNVNSLYDTIWTTIESLEQKIDDISQVEKEKVEFLRAASHELKTPLTSLRVLLENMRYNIGKYKDRDLYLEKAQDIVIESTDMVQSILDVSKLQMVNKGHEERLDIRLILLNVLESYKVLARAKNLTIHLDIEEPCYYVMDKEALKKVFSNLISNAIHYTEQNKQINISVRNEVLMIENECRPLSENELKYVFDAFYRPDFSRNKKDGGTGLGLYIVKNILTDVNLVYRFEPSELGMKFSIDFGSSSYTVKEI comes from the coding sequence ATGAAACGATTGAAATTATTTCCTAAAACATTTTTGTATACGATGATAATTATGATGTTAATAACCATTATGATTCATGGATTTATTTATTTTTTACTCCCAAATTTTTATTTTGACAAAAAACAGGCAGAAGTCAAAGAACGCTCCACCCAATTAGTTGAAGTACTGAAAGAAACCAATGAAAGAGAAGCAATTGAAGCAGCAAAAAATTATGCGCTCTTGTATAATGTTAATATTTTTCTCAATATTAGTGGTAAGACTCACCAGTTTCATGGTTTTACACCGACACAAATCCAACTTGACCCAGAACGGGCGAAAGATATCTTAAACCGTGATTCAACATTTACACAGTATAATTCACTAGGAGACCATGCAGTAACAATTGATAAGAAGCACTTTAAAAATAGGGACGGTAAGAATTGTGATTTATATTTGATTCTTAGCACTGGACCGATTGATGAAACGAAGCAAGTAACGCTGAATTTTCTGCCATTTTCGATTACGATTAGTGTGATTATTTCTTTACTTGCCGCCTACCTCTACAGTAATAAAATCACTAAACCGATTCGTAATATTTTACAATCAACAAAAGATATGGAAATGCTGAAAAAAGGCGTCTACTGTAAAGTTGAAAGCGAAGATGAGATTGGTATGATTGCCGATAATGTTAATTCACTTTACGATACGATTTGGACGACGATTGAGTCATTAGAGCAAAAAATTGATGACATCAGTCAAGTGGAAAAAGAAAAAGTAGAATTCTTACGTGCAGCTTCGCATGAATTGAAAACACCACTGACTTCATTGCGTGTACTGTTGGAAAATATGCGCTATAATATCGGAAAGTATAAAGACCGTGATTTGTACTTAGAAAAAGCGCAAGACATCGTTATTGAGTCAACAGATATGGTACAAAGCATTTTAGACGTCAGTAAGTTGCAGATGGTAAATAAAGGTCACGAAGAAAGATTAGATATTCGATTGATTTTATTAAATGTCCTTGAATCATACAAAGTATTAGCGCGCGCGAAAAACTTAACTATCCACTTGGACATTGAAGAGCCATGTTATTATGTGATGGATAAAGAAGCGCTAAAAAAAGTATTTTCTAATCTTATCTCAAATGCCATTCATTACACTGAACAAAACAAACAAATTAATATCAGTGTGAGGAATGAGGTTTTAATGATTGAAAATGAGTGTCGTCCTTTGTCAGAAAATGAACTTAAATATGTGTTTGATGCGTTCTACCGTCCAGATTTTAGTCGCAATAAAAAAGATGGCGGAACTGGGTTAGGATTATACATTGTTAAAAATATACTGACGGATGTCAATCTTGTATATCGATTTGAACCGAGTGAATTAGGAATGAAATTTTCTATTGATTTTGGCAGTTCCTCTTACACGGTGAAAGAAATATAA
- a CDS encoding FtsX-like permease family protein, giving the protein MSVLKRAFLYITRKKAKSIIMFFILFGIATSMIAGFAIKSATKETRKNINSAIGASFEIGVNLQNNFGVGERGLGNVPGSIVDKVRTIEGITSNDLRTLSEVDLMGLKKVPLKNERYGYSPEQEEKLKTMGDLQGNEDTSLDNKFVGGALKLTSGRHIKKGDVNKVLVHEEFAKLNNLKLGSKFKVKASQYRSINQDKELNDVIELEVVGMFTGSNQDRAMHEVELIENILMSDITTATQISGCTRETLPYQDAKFYVKDASKMPEILEKLKKLDFDWEKYTVRTSNKNFMTLTTSLDAMDRLINQLIVGSIVISSIILSLVLAFWINGRIHETGVLLSLGISKSNIVAQYIAELLMIAVFSFGASIGSGMMIAQKLGDSLVKQANDAGRLALGNSLGGMNLGADAESSLIAKTLDTINVTIGAKEFMWVWIMGIAIIIISVAISSMNIIKLKPKEILSKMS; this is encoded by the coding sequence ATGTCAGTATTAAAAAGAGCATTTTTGTACATAACAAGAAAAAAAGCAAAATCAATTATCATGTTTTTCATTTTATTTGGAATTGCAACGTCAATGATTGCCGGGTTTGCCATTAAATCGGCGACCAAAGAAACACGTAAAAACATCAACAGCGCGATTGGTGCAAGTTTTGAGATTGGTGTCAACCTACAAAATAACTTTGGTGTCGGCGAGCGGGGATTAGGAAATGTGCCAGGTTCCATCGTTGATAAAGTAAGAACGATTGAGGGCATTACCTCAAATGACTTACGTACGCTTTCAGAAGTAGACTTAATGGGCTTGAAAAAAGTGCCCCTTAAAAATGAGCGCTATGGCTATTCACCTGAACAAGAAGAAAAATTAAAAACAATGGGTGATTTACAAGGGAATGAAGATACATCACTCGATAACAAATTCGTCGGTGGTGCGCTAAAACTTACATCTGGTCGTCATATTAAAAAAGGCGATGTCAATAAAGTATTAGTTCACGAAGAATTTGCTAAATTAAACAATCTAAAACTCGGCAGCAAATTCAAAGTGAAAGCAAGTCAGTATCGCTCGATTAATCAAGATAAAGAACTTAATGATGTCATAGAATTAGAAGTTGTCGGTATGTTTACAGGTAGTAACCAAGACCGTGCAATGCATGAGGTTGAGTTGATTGAAAATATTTTAATGTCAGATATCACAACAGCGACTCAAATCAGTGGTTGTACCCGTGAAACGTTACCTTATCAAGATGCAAAATTCTATGTAAAAGATGCATCTAAAATGCCAGAAATCTTAGAAAAATTGAAAAAATTAGACTTTGACTGGGAAAAATATACAGTTAGAACATCAAACAAAAACTTTATGACCTTAACTACCTCATTGGATGCGATGGACCGCTTAATTAACCAATTAATTGTAGGTTCAATTGTGATTAGTTCTATCATCTTATCACTCGTATTAGCCTTTTGGATTAATGGTCGTATCCACGAAACCGGGGTACTCTTATCACTTGGTATCTCTAAATCGAACATTGTCGCACAATATATCGCTGAATTATTAATGATTGCAGTCTTCAGTTTTGGAGCGTCAATCGGTTCAGGTATGATGATTGCCCAAAAACTCGGTGACAGCTTAGTCAAACAAGCCAATGATGCCGGACGTTTAGCACTGGGTAATAGCTTAGGTGGTATGAATTTAGGTGCCGATGCGGAATCAAGTTTAATCGCCAAAACATTGGATACAATCAATGTAACTATCGGTGCCAAAGAGTTTATGTGGGTATGGATTATGGGGATAGCGATTATTATTATCTCCGTAGCAATTTCGTCCATGAATATTATTAAGTTGAAACCAAAAGAAATACTTTCAAAAATGAGCTAA
- a CDS encoding ABC transporter ATP-binding protein: MSIIKLENVSYVYKESERTRVLNEVSCAFERGKFYAIVGESGSGKTTLLSLLAGLDEPTEGSVIFEEKDIKEIGYTHYRKNDITIVFQNYNLLDYLTPLENIKLVKSDADKQILLSLGLKEEQINRNVLHLSGGQQQRVAIARALVSGAPLVLADEPTGNLDEDTSDDIIQLLKATAHKENKCVIVVTHSKQLSDQADVVYRLQAMNMMKIR; this comes from the coding sequence ATGAGTATTATCAAACTAGAAAACGTCAGTTATGTCTATAAAGAAAGTGAACGCACCCGTGTCTTAAACGAAGTGAGTTGTGCCTTTGAACGTGGTAAGTTTTATGCGATTGTCGGTGAATCCGGTTCGGGGAAAACAACATTATTATCACTATTAGCAGGTCTTGATGAGCCGACTGAAGGCAGTGTCATTTTTGAAGAAAAAGACATCAAAGAAATAGGCTATACGCATTATCGTAAAAATGACATTACCATCGTGTTCCAAAACTATAATTTATTAGATTACTTAACCCCATTAGAAAATATCAAACTGGTAAAATCAGATGCGGATAAACAGATTCTTTTGAGTTTAGGGTTAAAAGAAGAACAAATCAATCGTAATGTCTTGCACTTATCGGGTGGGCAACAACAACGGGTTGCGATTGCGCGAGCATTAGTCTCCGGGGCACCGTTAGTGTTAGCAGATGAACCGACTGGTAACTTAGACGAAGACACTTCGGATGACATTATTCAATTGTTGAAAGCAACAGCGCATAAAGAAAACAAATGTGTCATTGTTGTGACGCACAGTAAACAATTGTCAGACCAAGCAGATGTGGTATATCGCCTGCAAGCGATGAATATGATGAAAATCAGATAA